The DNA sequence AGGACTGCGCACACACAGATCACTGGGAGAGgctatttatcatcagatcgcgtaaatcagtggaaaattaatagaaatgatgaatctgtctgaagaaatacgaagtaaacatcagtaaatatatccatatatatctgtggatatgcatctttggtctataaatccttattgacacTGTTTAGTGAgactatgtgaacacaaataaaccgctgcatacgtgactgaatatgaatgagtggtgaatttctattcaaaatttgccataatacggatttattattttgcactcctgacataaattactgaataactgtcactgcaacaatgttttatcaaaacattatcAAAGCTAGACTCTTTAacctttcaattgatgcacagtttgtccagatcaaatAAGAGAGtaatgtttaacgtgctgtgaaagagAAACAGTATTAATCTGTGGCCGTCGCTGTCTTTGACCACAAAGGGATTAATAAAGgaagttattttgaatgtttgTAACAGAAACAGTTGACGAGCAACATTTACTTTTGACtcatgtttggttacaaacatttttcAACATATCTTCCACTTGAGGGTGAATGACAATTTTCATGTATTGGTAGCTGTCCTTTTAACAAAACACACAACTTTAATAGTGTACGTACATATGTGTGTTCAGTTGTTATAAATTTAATAAGTAatgttatattttgtgttttcccAGCCATCCGGTGAAATTAAGGATGTTGTGAAAGAAATTCTGATCGTGCATCCCAAGGAAAAACCAACATTGCTCTCATTTGGACATCCTGTCATCACTGACATCTCCCATGTCCCCAAGGCATTTGGACTCATAATGGGTCTGTATGCGGTGAACATTCACTACCTCAAGCACATGAAATACACCATTGAGGCTCTGCAAAAACTTGTGTAGAACAGCTGCTCCTACCTTGTGCTCACCACAGCGGCAGGAATTGTAGTTGGGGGGCATGAATGGACATCACTTTTGTAACTAAATGTGATTGCTTTTGCCTTATATATAATATCTTGGTTTCTCATTTTTACCAATAACTTGCATTATGGTGGGGGGCGTGCATGTAAACTTGTGCAGGGTTAATATGCAGTGTTTAACCTTCTGATTTTCATATTGAggtttgaaatttaaaataattcctGTGGTTTTtttgctaaggaattcggatacatcaagaagattacttacaaagcagtcttttgtggtagaaatgatggttctaccatacttgtaacaagaagtagaatttacaaattGGGCTATattaagtttgcacaaaactaaataatgatctgagatatcatcacttggctgcataatttcaacactatcaacatcaattccatgtgactgTTAAATCTAAAGTTTAATTTCGACAATGAGTGGGTCCCAAGACgggttgtctaaccccaatagagttcagaatgtctataaatactgatgccaatgcatctttttcattataaacatggATATTCAAATCACCAACTTaaaaaaactttatctgcagacagaactaactcagatgtaaaatcagcaaactctttaataaagtctgtatggtgccctggtggcctgtatacagtagccagtacaaacatcacagtggatttatcattaatgttatatgaagcaccattacttcaaacgactTGAAGTCTgccctctgagagatcctgaaaacattataaattgttaactcatttaaaataatgtattcatcaggttttagccaagtttctgtcaaacagagcacatctagattatgatcagtgatcatattatttacaaaaagtgctttcgtagaaagggatctgattttcaataagccaagctttatcatttgtttatccatattacatctgttttttatttgctgaacctcaattaaatcgttactcttaaattggtttggacattttttgtattttctagttcggggaacagacacagtctctatagtgtgatatctaggtgagaGAGTCTATGTGTTGAGAAtaaactgacctctgtgacgtgagaaagctagcagacggtcggtttagccagtcggtctgcttcctgacctgggccccagttaatcaagtataaactctaagactatgtgccatatttctagagagaggAACGGCGCCAAATTCAGAAGGCGCGAAACGATTCATGgtccagtttcctgaatgacagccagcttaaccaatcatgatcaaagtaataaaataaaactaccaatAGGAATCGTTTCAGCGTGATAAAGCtgcaaaatgtatttagttttattgttgctAATGATGCTAACATATACCTTTAGACTTTAGGATAGGTATcatgattaaaatattgtaaaatgctattaaaataataataataatcttataataataattatcataataataataatttaatataaataatttaaaagtttattaaccttttcaaccatttagcattaacCCTTGTggacaaaggtctctctcacaccctctctttctctctctctctctctctctctctctctctctgtctcacacacacacacacacacactataatttgctattatactccatataacttcatatacaagccagaaactaagcctttttttgcacaggcctatctaaagggttaatggtcccacctagtgatcaactgtaaaaaatatttttttttttacctcttcccaaaagggaaaaccacaaacaatcaagaatgcatggttatatggtgtcatggctttgcgatcaaaaaatgtcgttataatggaagtcaatggggcaaaaacagacaccaacaacaaatgagggagaaaaaatttaaatctaatgctgcacaaaaactaacaatgcatcaaagccaatcttgttactaatctttgacatgcccaagactgtgataaaagttaaaaaaatatccaatccacaatcactttttatattgaaaatatgtcattttgtgtgttttttttccccaaatcagtgacatcatttatgaacttggtaattaaagagttaaaatcttgaattttttttaacattcggtagttttgatcaggattGAGGCTGATTTAatagatttatgaaaaaaaatagaaaaaaatatttatctgatacatttttacagcagtttaatttagtggatgttttcatccacgaacataccaaaagggtagtgaatttccccacagtgtaccattgagtttttgaaaaaattcaaagcattttcccaaaatatgagtcaaaataagatttgtcaccaaaaatcattccataaaCTAAACACAGACAAAGTTGTGGcaaaaataagactcaactttaccccctagtggacgaaaacgtccccaacaacgcataagggatAAACATTTTCAATGTTGTTTGAAAGTTAAAACAGCTGACCTTATTTCAATGTTGAAGGTTGGCCATGTGCCAGAAGTTTTTCAACGTTCAGCTTTAAACATTGAATCAAAGTTGTTTCAACATTGAAACAATAACgtcattatttcaaccatatttcaacattGAAGGTTGGTCATGTACCGGAAGTTTTTCAACCATTCAGCTTTAAATGTTGAATCaatgttgtttcaacgttgaaaccacaactgatcttatttcaaccatatttcaacgttgaggGTCGGTCATGTGTCGGCTGGGTTTATGATTGCTAATAAAAGATCACATTTTACGTAAAATATACATATTGCATACCACAAAAATAAGACATAGTATGCCAttctaaaaatatacattatatatctaAATACCTCCTGAGGATGTAAATGGTGTGTGGAACAGTTTTCTGGTACAAAAAGAGCTCTAGATGATTGCCGAGTGCCACTCAGCACATTAAACATATGGTAAGCATCTGCTCTCCTGTTTGCACTCTCGATCTTGTCTCCAGATGAGCTTGTAATCAGGTTTGAGCTCTTCACCTTCAGATGTTTCCGATACACAAAGCTGCAGGGATGAATGATATAAAGCTTCATTCGTATGGAGTCAAAATAGGGCCATATATAtctgcaaaataaaacaatgttttgcaaaaaaaaaaaatgttttgcaaaaaaaaaatatgttttacaaataaaaatagagtattgagaaaaaaaaatgcttttttgcaagtaaaaaatataattgcaaaagaaaagttaaccactgggagaaaaaaataaagtttagcaAAGTAAAACTTCAGCAGCATTGACTTTGCAACACATATTTCCCTTTGCGCCGCTCCTTTAAATCCGCGTTTCAGTCATCCGTGCCTCTGCGGCGCAAGttttcctttgcgcttcattTTTCTATGTGCCTCGCTTTGTGTCCCTGATTTGACGTGGGGGAGGGGTCAAGAGGTTGGGGTGTGTCTCAGAGCCGTTAGGGTGTGTACAAGGGATGAAGGGAAGGCGCGTCCTTCTTGTTACCGTCATCAGCGCGAGCCCCAGACCGAGTGGATCGATCGAAATGGCAGAGCAGAGACATGCGGGTGATGGATCACAGGTATGTAttattgatcgctttcttcttattattattagactcCTATATTATTAATAACAGATACTTCAGGCCGGCCAGAGCGTGGTATTAGCGGGGTTTTGAAGTAAAATTATTTGAGTAACACATAGCTCTATGTGTGGAGAGCTTTCACTGAAcatcataatctcatttttttatGGGCCTGTAGAGGCTTTTTGCATCTGAAATCTTTAAATGTAATCCGCAAAAAAGGCACAATATAGTATTCAGACATACGTTTCTGTTGTCATGTGACCCGTAGTTCTTTGACCTGAGacgttaaaggagaactccggtcaattttaacattgagctcatttttttgtcaatttggagtGATGTCAGTACAAAGAACAACAACAGAAATCGGTGTTGCCaacaccgtgttatcctctttttaatctgactgcagtagatgtgaaagaaaTGGATAGAAATGATGTTATTTAAGCCAGCGCATCCTGATTTCGGTTGAAGTCCAAAGTAGTCGATTGCCGAGTTCACGCACGTGATCATTGGTAACTAAACCTATgcgcgtgaactcgacaatcgacTACTTTGGACTTCAACCGAAATCAGGATGCGCTGGCTTAAATAACATCATTTTTATCCAtttctttcacatctactgcagtcagattcactctgaaggaatcactcacatgaCCTGTGcaattgtaatgacacatcaaggatgttaagaggctagaAGCAGGTTTAAATATTGTcccattgaagtcaacagggtgcaaattttaaaaagaggataacacggtgttggcaacaccgatttttgtcgttgttctctgtactgacagcactccaaattgacaaaaaaattagctcaatgttaaaattgaccggagttctcctttaagagTAACTGCTGCAACCTTTACCTAGGCGTCAGCACAAATAAGGCTGCCACGATTAACAGACATTATATTGTACATGATTTATGAACAGCTTGTGGGTGAAATAGGTAAAATACTGTTGCACCCGAAAGCTAGAGGTCACTCTCATGCGAAAACTCAAAATAAGCGCAGTAGAGGAAGACAATAACACACATAACTAATTATAGGAAATGCATATGGACATCATTTTATCAATATTCCTAAAACCTTCTCAGGTATTTTCAtgataataaagtatattaataataatggagAGGATGTTCGACTGGTGTTGCTTTTTCAAATGCACGTTATAAGTGATTCAAACTCGAACTGCTTTTACATAGAGCAGCACTTCCTACTGATCAGAATCATGAAAACACTCAAATAAGAAACAATcgtgcacaaaacacacacagatgcatgcaCAGAACTCAACACGCACACACCAGCCAAACTCCTAAGGGTGTTTTAACTTTAGCTGACTCGCATATCAatttgtaaatcattttttatacatttaatcaaataaattcttaTCTTTAGGTCCATGGACCTAATGATGCCACAAGTCACCAGCTGGGAAGGATGATCATGGAAAGACTGCTATCCAAACTGCAGGATACAATGAGTCGCCTACCCCTAGATTTAGATTATTTGCAGTTTTTATGCAGTCATGAGCTTCTCTTCATTTCATCAGTCTATGATCAAATTTCAGTCCCAGAGGAACTCCTTGGTGAACTGTCAACCTTGAAAAACACAGTGGATAGGCATATTGACAATAACAATGAACCTGTTACTGCCCTTGAAGTGGAATTTGGAGTTAAGGGGCCCCCAAAGTTTATTATTTCCAGAGAACATCTTCAGTACCTAGTTAATATGCAGCTATCTGTTCCATGTATTGCCGAGCTTCTTGGTGTGTCAACAAGGACAATCAAACGTCGCCTCACTGAGTATGGCATTTCTCTAAAGGACACCTACAGTAAAATCACAGATGAAGAACTTGACAACCTAGTGAGGTCAATCAAAGCTAAAAGTCCACACCTAGGCCATAGAATGATGAAGGGACACTTACAAGCCTTGGGTCATCGTGTGCCATGGACAAGAGTTTGGGATTCCATGCATCGAGTGGACTCTGCTGGAATACTAGCAAGAATTACACAATTGAGATGTGTAGTCAGAAGGACTTATTCAGTCAAGGGCCCTCTTCATGTTGTTCACATAGACACAAACCATAAGCTGATAAGGTATGTCATGCGTGTCAAGCCATTGTTGTAATGCTACTGATTAAAGTATGTGACCCTTTCTGTGAAAATATCACATATTGTGATCACATTACATTAtgtgaagtcattatttttgagTTTCTGAGTTTTCTAATTCTATTTAAAttctttgaaaatgtattaagGAATATAAGTAATgcccaagatttttttttatatttttaatccttAAAAATGACTTATTATGCATGTGAGTTTCTCTCTAGAGTTTACATACGCATTTCAACTGGTAATAACAGATTATCTTTTATCAGATATGGCCTTGTGATATTCGGTGCCATTGATGGGTACTCCAGAAAggtatttttctctttctttaatgCATTGTTGGCCTATAAATTTTGTACAAATCAAATTTCTGATGGAATGCATAAGTCTAACTTTACTTTGTCTCTCAGATCATGTACCTTGGACCTGCAACCGATAACAAGGCATCCACTGCCCTCGGTTTCTTCCTTCAGTCAGTGGAGAGACATGGGTTTCCATTGAGGTAAGACAACTTACATCATGAGTGTGTATGAATGCTTTGCTACCTCCAGTAACGTgaatgtcactttggataaaagcgtaagCTAAATTTAAATGAATCCCTGCTTGTTTAAACATGGTTAACATAcgttttttaaatactgttaggtttcttttctaaaataccttgtcatatttaatttttttgcatttagagTTCGAGGAGACCAAGGAGTTGAAAATGTAGAGATTGCCAGATGTATGTTTTCTGTGCGTGGTTGTGGCAGGGGAAGCTACATCTCAGGAAAAAGCGTGCATAACCAGCGGTAAGCAGCTAGATAAATTAGTTAAAGCTTGATATGAATGTTAAAGTGTTCTGTTTCTAAGAATGATGACTTGTGTTCAACATTACACACTGTTTTCTCTTCCATTTTTAGCATTGAGCGCCTTTGGCGTGACATATGGATGGCAGTTACAAACATCTATTATGATGTTTTGCACAGCCTTGAAGAGGAAGGATTACTAGAGCCAACCAACAGCCTTCACCTCTTTTGCTGTCAGTTTGTGTTCCTGCCTCGTCTCCAGGCCAGCCTTGACTCCTTTACTAGTGGGTGGAATAACCATCCTCTCCGCACAGAGAGTAATAGAAGCCCAGACCAGTTGTGGGAAATTGGACTCCTGCAAAACCCTGTCCCTCCTCCAGTCCAATCTGAGGTATTTTAAGAATTTGTGTCTTTTAATGTATGTAATGTTTTCAAGCAAGATATTGCCCCAATGTCCATAACCTATTACCAACTTTTAACAGATTGCACAAGACGACGACTCTGACTGGGACACAGACAGTATCTCTGACCAGCCGTGGACAGGAATTGTAGTTCCTCCAGTCGAATGCCCCTTAACTGAAGAACTTAAGGCccaaattcaaactttttttaaccCAACCTCACACTCTCAAAACTATGGAAGAGACAAGTATTTAGAAGTTTTGAATTTTGTTCTGCTTCATTCTTAATTGACACTAAATCAATCATTGAAATGACTAGTGACGAAATGATCCATTTAGAAGCAAATTAACATCCAattcaataaaaaacaaacaagttgACATTgcatgcttgttttattttttgtattggcTATATTTAAAGCAGAAAAAGACTTGTATAACAACTTGTGTTCTCTTAACACATGCATTAAgatataaaattttacaatatgtaaCACGTTGTGTTCTCTACACATACACAGTAAATTTCAAAACCATAAGAACATTTACCAATGTATAAAAGGTTTTTTTCCTGAACATGTACAATTCCATACATTAAGCAGCATTTTAAATTCTGTTAAAACCGTCATCAAACTGAATGGCTTGCAACATGACTGATTTAAAAGAACTGTAGTCACCCATGTGTACTGtgggaaatgtaatttttctgGCACAGGCACTTACAACTGGGAAGCATATTTTATGTTCTGGCATCCTCTGCATACACTCATGGTCAAAATGAAGAGAAATTTTGAATTCTTTAAGTTCTGACATTAGAAGAGGTTTGTGTCCCTGGCCAGTGAGCCATTGCATAACACCGGGGACAGTTAAGGGCAGGATGTCTCCGTCAGGGTTATCCTCTACAAGCAAAAGAACTTGTTATCTCTAGGGTTGGTATTGTCTGAATtagatcaattacattttaacattaatttgtgtaatctgcagttttttttaacaatatttatactAAATCAACTGTCAGTTCATACATACCACAGCTTTCAATTTCTTGGAGAAAGTCTTGCAGAAAGTTGATTATAGCTGTTTCATAAGTCTCTCGTACTGATCCCTTCTCCGACATTTTCGGAAGAATGTTCTGCATGATGAAGTCTGCATCAGcctgtgggggggggggatcaATTTTCAGgtacatatacacatatgcatttgacttttatccaaagctactttaTTACTATAATAACATTTGTTTTAAGTATGTGCAATCCCTGAGATCGAACCCAAGCCCTTGGGCTATGCTAGCACTGTTATCTAACCAATAAGCTACAGGAAACCATTACTGAGGTATTAAGAGCAATCCATTTTCTactattattttttgtaaggAACAAAGTGTTTGACTATTTTTCAACTTAgcaaataataattttcctatatataatattcctaaaataaaaccatttctaaAATGAAATACAAGATATAGGCAAAAATGTTATTCCAGTTAGTGATACCTTATCATCATCATCCACATCAGGGACAAAGAACTGGTGGCAAAGTCCTGAATGGTTTTCCAGG is a window from the Carassius carassius chromosome 13, fCarCar2.1, whole genome shotgun sequence genome containing:
- the LOC132155933 gene encoding uncharacterized protein LOC132155933, which produces MAEQRHAGDGSQVHGPNDATSHQLGRMIMERLLSKLQDTMSRLPLDLDYLQFLCSHELLFISSVYDQISVPEELLGELSTLKNTVDRHIDNNNEPVTALEVEFGVKGPPKFIISREHLQYLVNMQLSVPCIAELLGVSTRTIKRRLTEYGISLKDTYSKITDEELDNLVRSIKAKSPHLGHRMMKGHLQALGHRVPWTRVWDSMHRVDSAGILARITQLRCVVRRTYSVKGPLHVVHIDTNHKLIRYGLVIFGAIDGYSRKIMYLGPATDNKASTALGFFLQSVERHGFPLRVRGDQGVENVEIARCMFSVRGCGRGSYISGKSVHNQRIERLWRDIWMAVTNIYYDVLHSLEEEGLLEPTNSLHLFCCQFVFLPRLQASLDSFTSGWNNHPLRTESNRSPDQLWEIGLLQNPVPPPVQSEIAQDDDSDWDTDSISDQPWTGIVVPPVECPLTEELKAQIQTFFNPTSHSQNYGRDKYLEVLNFVLLHS